Proteins from a single region of Lelliottia sp. JS-SCA-14:
- the chuS gene encoding hematinate-forming heme oxygenase ChuS: MNHYTRWIELKEQNPGKYARDIAAMMAISEAELTSARVGHDAWRLHGEIREILSALEAVGETKCICRNEYAVHEQVGAFTNQHLNGHAGLVLNPGALDLRLFLNQWASVFHISEATERGERQSIQFFDHQGDALLKVYTTDNTDLSAWGDVLTRFIFADNPPLDLKAADAVVHAADVDGKTVDNEWRAMTDVHQFFSLLKRHNLSRQQAFRLVGDDLACKVDNSALAQLLETARQDGNEIMVFVGNRGCVQIFTGAVKKLVPMKGWLNIFNPTFTLHLLEETIAETWVTRKPTADGHVTSLELFAADGTQIAQLYGQRTEGQPEQTQWRAQIDALTPKGLAA; this comes from the coding sequence ATGAATCACTACACACGCTGGATTGAGCTAAAAGAACAAAACCCTGGCAAATATGCACGTGACATCGCCGCGATGATGGCGATCAGCGAAGCCGAACTGACCTCCGCGCGCGTGGGCCATGACGCCTGGCGTCTGCACGGAGAGATCCGTGAGATCCTGAGCGCGCTGGAAGCCGTGGGCGAAACCAAGTGCATCTGCCGCAACGAATACGCGGTGCATGAGCAGGTCGGTGCCTTCACCAATCAACATTTGAACGGCCACGCCGGGCTGGTGCTGAACCCGGGCGCGCTGGATTTGCGCCTGTTCCTGAACCAGTGGGCCAGCGTGTTCCACATCAGCGAAGCCACCGAGCGCGGCGAGCGCCAGAGCATTCAGTTCTTCGACCATCAGGGCGATGCGCTGCTGAAGGTTTACACCACCGACAACACGGATCTGTCCGCCTGGGGCGATGTGCTGACCCGCTTTATCTTTGCCGACAATCCGCCGCTGGATCTTAAAGCCGCCGACGCGGTGGTTCACGCCGCTGACGTTGACGGTAAAACCGTGGATAACGAATGGCGCGCGATGACCGACGTGCATCAGTTCTTCAGCCTGCTGAAACGCCACAATCTGAGCCGCCAACAGGCGTTCCGCCTGGTGGGTGACGACCTGGCCTGCAAAGTGGACAACAGCGCCCTGGCGCAACTGCTGGAAACCGCGCGTCAGGACGGGAACGAGATCATGGTCTTCGTCGGCAACCGCGGCTGCGTGCAGATCTTCACCGGCGCGGTGAAAAAGCTGGTGCCGATGAAAGGCTGGCTGAACATTTTCAACCCGACTTTCACCCTCCATCTGCTGGAAGAGACCATCGCCGAGACCTGGGTGACGCGTAAACCGACCGCCGACGGCCATGTCACCAGCCTTGAGCTGTTTGCCGCCGACGGTACGCAGATTGCGCAGCTTTACGGCCAGCGCACCGAAGGCCAGCCGGAGCAGACTCAGTGGCGCGCGCAGATCGACGCCCTGACGCCAAAAGGGCTGGCCGCATGA
- a CDS encoding iron ABC transporter permease, with protein sequence MPRRITLSLWVLALTLALMTLLATGFGALRLPVNLLWNGTDEALRQIWFTIRLPRVLLALVIGGSLALAGCVMQGLFRNPLADPGLLGISSGAACAVALWVVLPITLPALLMLYAPMLAAFLGALAATLVIFLLSQQRDSSLSRLLLVGIAINALCGAAVGVLSWVSNDAQLRQLSLWGMGSLGSAQWSTLLAVTSLMIPTVLIIWRLAGALNLLQLGDEEAHYLGVDVRVVQRILLLCSALLVASAVAVSGVIGFIGLVVPHLMRMWLGSDHRAVIPGSVLAGAFLLLIADTLARTLVAPAEMPVGLLTSLLGAPWFLWLIFRRGEQHG encoded by the coding sequence ATGCCTCGCCGGATCACGCTCTCTCTGTGGGTGCTGGCGTTAACGCTGGCGCTAATGACGCTGCTGGCGACCGGTTTTGGCGCGTTGCGTCTGCCGGTGAATCTGCTGTGGAACGGCACCGACGAAGCGCTGCGTCAGATCTGGTTCACCATCCGCCTGCCGCGCGTGCTGCTGGCGCTGGTGATTGGCGGGTCGCTGGCGCTGGCGGGCTGTGTGATGCAGGGGCTGTTTCGTAACCCGCTCGCCGACCCTGGTCTGCTTGGGATCAGCAGCGGGGCGGCCTGCGCCGTGGCGCTGTGGGTGGTCTTGCCCATTACGCTGCCTGCCCTGCTGATGCTGTATGCCCCGATGCTGGCGGCATTTCTTGGCGCCCTGGCGGCGACGCTGGTGATCTTCCTGCTGAGCCAGCAGCGTGACAGTTCTCTGTCGCGCCTGCTGCTGGTGGGGATTGCCATCAACGCCCTGTGCGGCGCGGCGGTGGGCGTACTGTCATGGGTGAGTAATGATGCCCAGCTGCGTCAGCTGTCGCTCTGGGGTATGGGGAGTCTGGGATCGGCCCAGTGGTCAACGCTGCTGGCCGTCACCTCGCTGATGATCCCGACGGTACTGATCATCTGGCGTCTGGCGGGCGCGCTGAATCTCCTGCAGCTCGGCGACGAAGAGGCGCACTACCTGGGCGTCGATGTCCGCGTCGTTCAGCGGATTTTACTGCTCTGCAGCGCGCTGCTGGTCGCTTCGGCGGTCGCCGTGAGCGGCGTGATCGGTTTTATCGGTCTGGTGGTGCCGCACCTGATGCGCATGTGGCTCGGGTCGGATCACCGCGCGGTGATCCCCGGCTCTGTGCTGGCAGGCGCATTTCTACTGCTGATTGCCGATACCCTCGCGCGAACCCTGGTGGCACCTGCCGAAATGCCGGTCGGGCTGCTGACCAGCCTGCTCGGCGCGCCGTGGTTCCTGTGGCTCATTTTCCGTCGCGGAGAACAGCATGGCTGA
- a CDS encoding hemin ABC transporter substrate-binding protein — translation MRKLLALIVALPLTAFAATQEKIVSLGGDVTEIVYALGAESSLVARDSTSQWPKPATALPDVGYLRQLNAEGILAMRPTLVLASAQAQPSLALKQVEQSKVKVVTVPGSNDLSVIDEKIRVIAGATHRTEQGDALRKSVREALAALPSTPLNKRVLFILNHGGMTAMAAGQQTGADAAIRAAGLHNAMQGFARYQPLSQEGVIASQPDLVVISQDGVSAMGGEENLWKLPGLAQTPAGKNKQVLQIDDMALLGFSVRTPHAIQQLRDKAEQLP, via the coding sequence ATGAGAAAACTGCTTGCCCTGATTGTCGCGCTGCCGCTGACGGCCTTTGCCGCGACCCAGGAGAAAATTGTCTCGCTGGGCGGAGACGTGACGGAGATTGTCTATGCTCTGGGCGCGGAATCGTCTCTCGTCGCGCGCGACAGCACCAGCCAGTGGCCGAAGCCCGCCACCGCCCTGCCGGATGTCGGCTATCTGCGCCAGCTGAACGCCGAAGGGATTCTGGCGATGCGCCCGACGCTGGTGCTGGCAAGCGCGCAGGCGCAGCCGTCGCTGGCGCTGAAACAGGTCGAGCAGAGCAAGGTTAAGGTGGTGACTGTGCCGGGCAGCAACGATCTCAGCGTCATCGACGAAAAGATCCGCGTTATCGCCGGGGCGACTCATCGCACAGAGCAAGGCGACGCCCTGCGCAAATCCGTGCGTGAAGCGCTGGCGGCACTGCCGTCGACGCCGCTCAATAAACGGGTGCTGTTCATCCTCAACCACGGCGGAATGACCGCCATGGCGGCCGGACAGCAGACCGGCGCGGATGCGGCGATCCGCGCCGCCGGGCTGCACAACGCGATGCAGGGCTTTGCCCGCTACCAGCCGCTTTCGCAGGAAGGTGTGATTGCCAGCCAGCCCGATCTGGTGGTGATTTCGCAGGACGGCGTGAGCGCGATGGGCGGGGAAGAGAATCTGTGGAAGCTGCCAGGTCTGGCGCAAACTCCTGCGGGCAAGAATAAGCAGGTGCTGCAGATTGACGATATGGCGCTGCTCGGTTTCAGCGTGCGCACGCCGCACGCCATTCAGCAGCTGCGCGACAAAGCGGAGCAACTGCCCTGA